From a single Salmo salar chromosome ssa22, Ssal_v3.1, whole genome shotgun sequence genomic region:
- the LOC106583688 gene encoding vesicle-associated membrane protein-associated protein B → MARQDQVLLLEPQHELKFRGPFSDVVNTTLKLANPTDRNVCFKVKTTAPRRYCVRPNSGVLDAGTSINVSVMLQPFDYDPNEKSKHKFMVQSMLAPPEMTDMEGVWKEAKPEELMDSKLRCVFELPAENEKTHQDPDANKMMSSNLLKSESSTLSMKSMSSTLDDGGEVKKVMEECKRLQTEAQRLREENKQIREDDGLRMRKSNVLSSSQHSSHSTVKEEGLSLRTVALIVLFFVVGVIIGKLVL, encoded by the exons GTCCCTTCTCGGATGTGGTCAACACCACCCTAAAACTCGCCAACCCTACAGACAGGAATGTGTGCTTCAAAGTCAAGACGACGGCCCCGCGCCGTTACTGTGTCCGGCCGAACAGCGGCGTCCTCGACGCCGGCACCTCAATCAACGTCTCAG TGATGCTGCAGCCTTTCGACTACGACCCCAACGAGAAAAGCAAACACAAGTTCATGGTGCAGTCCATGCTGGCTCCCCCCGAAATGACAGACATGGAGGGAGTG tggaaGGAGGCAAAGCCAGAGGAGCTGATGGACTCCAAACTGAGGTGTGTCTTTGAGCTGCCGGCGGAGAACGAGAAAACG CACCAGGACCCGGATGCCAACAAGATGATGTCGTCCAACCTGCTCAAGTCAGAGTCCTCCACACTGTCCATGAAGTCCATGAGCTCCACCCTGGACGACGGCGGCGAGGTCAAGAAGGTCATGGAGGAGTGTAAGAGGTTGCAGACGGAGGCACAGCGACTACGGGAAGAAAACAAGCAGATCAGG GAAGACGATGGCCTGCGGATGAGGAAGAGCAACGTGTTGTCCTCCTCCCAGCACTCCTCCCACTCCACGGTGAAGGAGGAGGGGCTGAGCCTGCGCACGGTGGCCCTCATCGTGCTCTTCTTCGTGGTCGGAGTCATCATCGGCAAGTTGGTCTTGTAA